Proteins co-encoded in one Apis mellifera strain DH4 linkage group LG15, Amel_HAv3.1, whole genome shotgun sequence genomic window:
- the LOC726126 gene encoding proclotting enzyme, with amino-acid sequence MSAHDSFPLFSSFRDSRSFFLAINFNLFKEMQIERKIIPSTLHLFIFYAVSFVSSSTENTHATENFVRGKEPDDSCTGLNNETGRCDYLRRCFYHEYDSNFTLATIHSCTIGKAYMGICCSNRWNGMYKKDTEDQSFAKVLPLIAVDDKGKRNEGRIVWSTEENGARNPQALRGCGTTLKSRSRLTGGRPADPTEWPWMVALLKKDKSQYCGGVLITDRHVLTAAHCVDGLKPRDVKVRLGEYDFESTEETRALDFSIVEISIHPDFDMATYENDIAVIKMHRPTIFDSYIWPVCLPPVGRSFENESAIVTGWGTRYYGGPASTVLMEVGVPVWPRDRCTQSFVQRIPNTVICAGSYEGGGDSCQGDSGGPLLHQLENGRWVNIGIVSWGIGCGNRGVPGIYTRVNFYLDWILKNAVL; translated from the exons ATGAGCGCTCACGATTCGTTTCCGCTGTTTTCTTCGTTCCGTGATTCACGATCGTTCTTTCttgcgattaattttaatttgttcaaaGAGATGcagatcgaaagaaaaataataccaTCGACAttacatctttttattttttacgccGTATCGTTCGTCTCATCTTCCACTGAAAACACACACGCAACAG aaaatttcgttcgaggaAAAGAGCCAGACGACTCGTGCACCGGGTTAAACAACGAGACAGGACGTTGCGACTATTTGAGACGATGTTTTTATCACGAGTACGATTCAAATTTTACGCTCGCTACGATTCACTCATGCACGATAGGAAAAGC ATACATGGGCATTTGTTGCTCGAATCGTTGGAACGGAATGTATAAAAAGGATACGGAGGATCAAAGTTTCGCCAAAGTTCTTCCTTTAATTGCGG TGGACGATAAGGGAAAACGAAACGAGGGCAGGATCGTTTGGTCGACGGAAGAAAATGGCGCTCGAAATCCGCAAGCGTTGAGAGGATGCGGAACAACGTTGAAAAGTCGAAGCAGATTAACTGGTGGTAGGCCGGCCGATCCAACAGAGTGGCCTTGGATGGTGGCCCTCCTCAAAAAAGACAAGTCTCAATACTGCGGTGGCGTCCTCATCACGGATAGACACGTTTTAACCGCGGCTCACTGCGTCGACGg tttgaaaCCTCGAGACGTGAAAGTGAGGCTCGGCGAATACGATTTCGAGTCGACGGAGGAGACGAGAGCTTTGGACTTCTCCATCGTTGAAATTAGTATCCATCCGGATTTCGATATGGCCACTTACGAGAACGACATAGCCGTGATCAAGATGCACCGACCGACTATTTTCGACAGTTACATCTGGCCGGTGTGCCTGCCACCTGTCGGTCGATCGTTCGAGAACGAGAGCGCGATCGTGACGGGGTGGGGCACTCGATATTACGGGGGGCCAGCGAGCACTGTTTTGATGGAGGTCGGTGTACCGGTATGGCCACGAGACAGATGCACGCAAAGTTTCGTCCAACGAATTCCCAACACGGTTATCTGCGCTGGTTCTTACGAAGGTGGAGGCGATTCTTGCCag GGTGATTCGGGTGGGCCATTATTGCACCAACTTGAAAACGGTAGATGGGTGAACATCGGGATAGTGTCTTGGGGAATCGGGTGTGGAAATCGAGGAGTCCCTGGAATATACACGCGGGTCAATTTCTATCTCGATTGGATACTCAAGAATGCTGTGTTGTAG